One window of the Trifolium pratense cultivar HEN17-A07 linkage group LG2, ARS_RC_1.1, whole genome shotgun sequence genome contains the following:
- the LOC123909374 gene encoding wall-associated receptor kinase 2-like isoform X1, producing the protein MAAYMKQLLLIAVVAVLYTKASTQPMSLPNCPSKCGSVTIPYPFGTTKDCSLDNTFLIDCNQTSSTSYAPFLPQSNQSVLNIALDGELRVSWPIASDCYAEKGEFANETAQGISMTNFHISPTGNKLIAVGCDTMGLFLANDSRGNNYTTGCVALCNSRNDIVDNQSCSGTGCCEISIPQGHVLTEAFYISGSLLNNHSSVHDFNPCGYAFLVENGNYHFSFTDLTSLKKKEFPVLLDWAVGNQTCQQSSYACNANSTCYDVGTDKSVGGYRCRCFVGYQGNPYLHHDGCQDIDECMETNDCVEGATCKNLLGRYNCSCPTGFEGDGKKSGIGCSKKLSSKRRKEIILVIALSVSLSLVALLVGSFYAYFALKKRKLVKLKEQFFQQNGGLLLQQQIGRHGGSTETAKVFTLEELKEATNNFDEGKILGQGGQGTVYKGVLQDKRIVAIKKSKINDPNQIEPFINEVVILSQINHRNVVKLFGCCLETEVPLLVYEFIPNGTVHEHLHDQNQSIKLTWKTRLRIAKETAGVLSYLHSASAPPIIHRDVKSTNILLDRNLIAKVSDFGASRIVPLDHTQINTLVQGTLGYLDPEYFHTSQLTEKSDVYSFGVVLAELLTGMMALSFDRPEVERNLASYFGSSMKEGRLLHILDQNIDEANIEQLKDVAHIAERCLRLKGEDRPTMKEVAMELEGILVIEEHRWGSDNVFSEETENLLKTAQSVKNVEDGIGGSGIINSYDSYSLNQISMSIGGR; encoded by the exons ATGGCTGCTTACATGAAACAGCTTCTACTGATTGCTGTTGTTGCTGTTCTTTATACAAAAGCATCAACTCAACCGATGTCACTACCAAACTGCCCATCAAAGTGTGGTTCTGTTACCATTCCCTACCCATTTGGAACCACCAAAGATTGTTCCCTAGACAACACCTTTCTCATTGATTGCAACCAAACATCTTCAACCTCATACGCACCATTCTTGCCACAGAGTAATCAAAGTGTTCTAAACATTGCACTCGATGGTGAACTGCGTGTTTCATGGCCAATAGCCAGTGATTGCTACGCTGAAAAGGGTGAATTTGCAAATGAAACAGCTCAGGGTATCAGCATGacaaattttcatatttcaccaactggaaacaagTTGATAGCAGTTGGTTGTGACACGATGGGATTATTCTTAGCAAATGATTCCAGGGGAAACAACTATACCACAGGATGTGTGGCTTTATGCAACAGCCGTAATGATATTGTGGATAATCAATCTTGTTCTGGTACTGGTTGTTGCGAGATTTCAATACCTCAAGGTCATGTGCTTACAGAAGCATTCTATATTTCTGGCAGCTTATTGAACAATCACTCATCAGTACATGACTTCAATCCATGTGGTTATGCGTTTTTGGTTGAAAACGGAAACTACCACTTTTCATTCACAGACCTCACGAGTTTGAAGAAGAAGGAGTTTCCTGTGTTGTTGGATTGGGCAGTGGGGAACCAAACATGCCAGCAGTCAAGTTATGCATGTAATGCAAACAGTACATGTTACGATGTAGGAACTGACAAATCTGTTGGTGGTTACCGTTGTAGATGCTTTGTCGGATATCAGGGAAATCCATACCTCCATCATGACGGTTGTCAAG ATATTGATGAATGCATGGAGACGAATGACTGTGTTGAGGGGGCAACATGCAAAAATCTTCTTGGACGTTACAATTGTTCATGCCCGACAGGATTTGAGGGAGACGGGAAAAAAAGCGGAATAGGATGCAGTAAAAAATTGAGCAGCAAACGAAGGAAAGAGATCATATTGGTCATCGCATTGA GTGTCAGCTTAAGCCTCGTAGCACTACTGGTTGGAAGTTTTTATGCATATTTTGCATTGAAGAAAAGAAAGCTCGTTAAACTTAAAGAacaattttttcaacaaaacGGTGGCTTACTGTTACAACAACAGATAGGGAGGCATGGAGGATCAACTGAAACAGCTAAAGTCTTCACTCTTGAGGAGCTAAAAGAAGCTACCAACAACTTTGATGAAGGAAAGATCCTAGGACAAGGAGGTCAGGGAACAGTTTACAAAGGAGTTTTACAAGATAAAAGAATTGTAGcgataaaaaaatccaaaatcaatGACCCAAACCAGATTGAGCCGTTCATCAATGAAGTGGTCATTCTTTCCCAAATCAACCATAGAAATGTGGTAAAGCTTTTTGGTTGTTGTTTGGAGACAGAAGTTCCCTTGCTTGTTTATGAATTTATTCCCAACGGTACTGTTCACGAGCATTTGCATGATCAAAACCAATCCATAAAGCTTACATGGAAAACAAGATTAAGAATAGCAAAAGAAACAGCTGGTGTCCTGTCATACTTACATTCTGCTTCTGCTCCACCTATCATACATAGAGATGTGAAATCTACAAATATACTCCTAGATCGCAATCTTATTGCAAAGGTTTCCGACTTTGGAGCTTCAAGGATTGTTCCTCTTGATCATACTCAGATAAACACTCTAGTGCAGGGGACATTGGGGTATCTTGACCCAGAATACTTCCACACAAGCCAGCTAACAGAGAAGAGTGATGTTTATAGTTTTGGAGTTGTCCTGGCTGAGTTGCTGACAGGAATGATGGCACTATCTTTTGACAGGCCAGAGGTTGAAAGAAACCTTGCTTCGTACTTTGGTTCTTCAATGAAAGAGGGTCGGTTACTTCATATTTTGGACCAAAATATAGATGAAGCAAATATTGAGCAACTAAAAGATGTTGCCCATATTGCAGAACGGTGTTTAAGGTTGAAGGGCGAGGACAGACCAACCATGAAAGAAGTGGCAATGGAACTAGAGGGAATATTAGTTATTGAAGAGCATCGTTGGGGAAGTGACAATGTGTTTTCAGAAGAGACTGAGAACTTGCTCAAAACAGCACAATCCGTTAAAAATGTTGAAGATGGCATCGGTGGAAGTGGCATTATTAATTCTTATGATTCGTATAGCTTAAACCAGATCTCAATGTCGATTGGTGGAAGATGA